From one Solanum stenotomum isolate F172 chromosome 12, ASM1918654v1, whole genome shotgun sequence genomic stretch:
- the LOC125846706 gene encoding pentatricopeptide repeat-containing protein At2g17140, with amino-acid sequence MKSKVAWQLLRRTLSTPNPPLHSILPLTRILLRYQMLPQIHTLHSFLLSLSPHHISLPSQYTIVKLLASHGYIHDAITLFRSTRSHHPPPKLSLYNFLIHKSFKFNFPNFIFWLYQDMISASVSPVTYTFNLLIHGLCHSDRLGDARQLFDVMPHKGCHPNEFTFGILIRGYCKFGLCLQGLKLLDTMKMMNVCPNVIIYNTLIASFCRKGDVDEAERLVERMREDGLLPDVVTFNSRISALCNSGKILEASRIFRDMQIDEVFGLPRPNVVTFNLMLQGFCQKGMLEEARTLTESMKKDDIFFNVQSYNIWLCGLVRNGKLLEAQTVLKELPQNGVDPTIYSYNILIDGLCKNGMLGDAKMLMSLMINDGIFPDTVTYSTLLHGYCTKSKVTEAKNILCEMMKRGCIPNKYTCNTLLHSMWKEGKVSEAQQLLQKMNERGYGLDTVSCNIVIHGLCQTGEVDKAVEIVSEMWSHGSVALGDLGNSFMSLVNEDDNGRKCLPDLITYSTIINSLFREGNLDEAKKKFVEMMRKKLYPDSIIYNTILHHLCKRGKVSSAFQVLKDMETKDCKKSLRTYNSLILGLGNKNQIFEMCGLMDEMREKGISPNVYTYNIMIGCLCKSGRTEEAIPLLNEMLQKGIIPNMHTFELLIKSYCRTGEFRPAQEVFDIASSICGHSEALYALMFNEFLAGGEIVEAKQFLETAIDKHFDLGSFLYKDLIDKLCKVENLEGAHDILIKMMHIGYGFDPASFMPVIDGLNKLGQKHVADELTERMLEMVSESKVDNKAYQNYRELNHMKRSKYGRDGWQAIVHRDDGSAAALKNLKRVQKGWGQGSI; translated from the exons ATGAAGAGCAAGGTGGCATGGCAACTGTTGAGACGCACTCTCTCTACACCAAATCCCCCACTCCATTCAATTCTTCCCCTTACCCGCATCCTCCTCCGTTACCAAATGCTTCCACAAATACACACACTTCACTCTTTCCTCCTTTCTCTCTCCCCTCATCATATATCTCTTCCTTCTCAATACACCATTGTCAAGCTCCTAGCTTCTCATGGCTACATTCATGACGCCATTACTCTTTTTCGTTCTACTCGCTCACATCACCCACCACCCAAACTCTCACTCTACAATTTTCTTATACATAAatctttcaaatttaatttcccCAATTTTATCTTCTGGTTGTATCAAGATATGATTTCTGCTTCCGTTTCCCCTGTTACTTATACCTTTAATCTTCTCATTCATGGGCTGTGTCATTCCGATCGTTTGGGAGATGCCCGCCAACTGTTTGATGTTATGCCTCACAAAGGCTGTCATCCCAATGAGTTCACTTTTGGGATTTTGATTCGTGGTTATTGCAAATTTGGACTTTGTTTACAAGGTTTAAAACTTCTGGATACAATGAAGATGATGAATGTTTGTCCTAATGTCATAATCTACAATACTCTCATAGCAAGTTTCTGCAGGAAAGGCGATGTTGATGAGGCTGAGAGGTTGGTTGAGAGGATGAGGGAGGACGGGCTACTTCCTGATGTTGTTACCTTCAATTCTAGGATCTCAGCTCTTTGCAACTCCGGGAAAATTCTTGAAGCTTCGAGAATTTTCAGAGATATGCAAATAGATGAGGTATTCGGATTGCCAAGGCCTAATGTCgtaactttcaatttgatgttGCAGGGATTTTGTCAGAAAGGGATGCTGGAAGAAGCAAGGACACTGACAGAATCTATGAAGAAAGATGATATTTTCTTCAATGTGCAGAGCTACAATATCTGGTTATGTGGACTGGTTAGGAATGGAAAGCTCTTGGAGGCTCAAACAGTTCTGAAAGAATTACCCCAAAATGGAGTAGATCCCACGATATATTCATATAACATCTTGATTGATGGCCTCTGCAAGAATGGGATGCTTGGTGATGCGAAAATGTTGATGAGCTTAATGATAAATGATGGTATATTCCCAGATACAGTTACCTATAGCACTCTACTCCATGGCTACTGCACAAAAAGTAAAGTGACTGAGGCAAAGAATATTCTGTGCGAGATGATGAAGAGAGGATGCATTCCAAATAAATACACTTGTAATACTCTACTTCATAGCATGTGGAAAGAAGGGAAAGTATCAGAGGCACAACAGTTACTGCAGAAGATGAATGAGAGAGGTTATGGCCTGGATACTGTCAGCTGCAACATCGTGATTCATGGTCTTTGCCAAACTGGAGAGGTGGACAAAGCTGTTGAAATTGTGAGTGAAATGTGGAGTCATGGAAGTGTTGCCCTTGGTGATCTTGGAAATTCGTTTATGAGTTTGGTGAACGAAGATGATAATGGGAGGAAATGTCTGCCTGACTTGATCACCTATTCAACCATTATTAACAGTTTATTCAGAGAAGGGAACCTTGATGAAGCTAAGAAGAAGTTTGTTGAGATGATGAGAAAGAAGTTGTACCCTGATTCAATTATTTACAATACTATTTTACATCATTTGTGTAAAAGAGGAAAGGTATCATCTGCATTTCAAGTTTTAAAGGACATGGAGACGAAAGATTGTAAAAAGAGCTTACGGACTTATAATTCTTTGATACTCGGATTGGggaataaaaatcaaatattcgAAATGTGTGGCCTGATGGATGAAATGAGAGAAAAAGGAATTTCTCCAAATGTTTACACTTACAATATCATGATAGGCTGTTTATGCAAATCTGGGAGAACTGAAGAAGCGATTCCTCTTTTGAATGAAATGTTACAGAAAGGAATAATTCCTAATATGCATACCTTTGAGTTGCTTATTAAATCATATTGCAGGACTGGTGAGTTCAGACCAGCTCAAGAGGTATTTGATATAGCTTCCAGTATATGTGGTCACAGCGAAGCACTCTACGCACTGATGTTCAATGAATTTCTTGCTGGAGGTGAAATCGTGGAAGCTAAGCAATTTCTGGAAACTGCAATAGATAAACACTTTGATCTAGGAAGTTTCCTTTACAAAGATCTTATAGACAAGCTGTGTAAGGTGGAGAATTTAGAAGGTGCTCATGATATTCTCATCAAGATGATGCACATAGGATATGGGTTTGATCCTGCATCCTTCATGCCAGTTATTGATGGCTTaaataaattgggacaaaagcATGTGGCAGATGAACTAACGGAGAGGATGCTAGAGATGGTTTCAGAAAGTAAGGTGGATAACAAAGCTTATCAAAACTATAGGGAGTTAAATCACATGAAGCGAAGTAAATATGGCAGAGATGGTTGGCAGGCAATTGTTCACAG AGATGATGGAAGTGCAGCAGCCTTGAAAAATTTGAAGCGGGTGCAGAAAGGGTGGGGTCAAGGAAGTATATAG